AATGCGTGCCGGACCAGATCCAGCACGAGCAGGCGTCCTCCCGGCTTGAGGATGCGAAACGCGGCGCGCAAGGCCTGGGGGGGGTCCTCCGCATGGTGCAACGCCTGGCTGAGCACCACCACATCCACGCTTTCAGGACTGATGGGCGGGGCTTGAAGGTCCCCGAGGCGAAACTCCAGGTTCCTGAGTCCGTTCTTCCGCGCTTTGAGGGCGCCAAAGCCCACCATTTTTTCGGAGTTGTCCACGGCAATCACCCGATGGCACCGCCGCGCGAGCAGCTCTGAAAGCAGCCCCTCCCCGGAACCGAGGTCCGCCACGGTGATGGGCGGGAGCATGCGAAGGAGCAGGTGTCCGAAGGCCTGCCACGACCGGCCGGGCCCGTAGCTGCGGTCAAAGCGGCCGGCCACCTGGTTGAAGTACACCTGCGACTGATCCTCCCGTCGCGCGAGGATTCGACGCAGATTGACGCGGTCCCCCTCGTGCTCCGGCAGCTCCGCGGCGCCGCGAATGGCGAGGCGGCCGAACTCCGTCACCTCCGCGCCCGCCTGCGAATTCAGCCGGTAGAAGGTTCGTTTGCCCTCCCGCCGCGACGCGAGCAGACCCGTCTCGCTGAGAAGCCCGACGTGGGTCGAAATTCTGGACTGCCCAAGACGGGTGATTTCCTGGAGTTCGTTGACCGAGAGTTCCTCCCGCTCCAGGAGCGCAATGATGCGCAGGCGGGTGGGATCCGCCAGGGCGCGGAGGGATTTGAGGATGGGGACCTTCACGTGTGAGCAGGGGACCCGGCGTCGCGGTCCGCAGCGTGGGCGACGGCGGTCCCGCCTGCAATCCCGCGGCAGGGAGGGAAAGCGGCCCACGGGTCCCCAACCTCAGATCCAGCGGGCGAAGTTGGCCACGAACCAGGTCAGCAGCAACGCCACCCCCAGCCCGGCAAGGGCCGCCGCGCCAAGGGCAGCCCATCCGCTGAGCGGCAATCGCAGCGGCGAGGAGGTCCGGCCGGCCTCCTTCTCCCCGTAAAGCCGGCGGGCCATCCCCAACGTGATGCCGGCGATGGCCAGGAGGAGGGGGATGGTGATGCGGCCGTTCAATCGTTCCCAAACGTAGTCCTCCAGGGACAGCCCCGCCCGAAGCCCGGTCAACGACCCCAGCGCGCCCCAGACCCACGCCGTATAGGCGACCGCGCGTGTCGTGGCCAGGGATGCCACCGAGAAACCGACCGCGAGCGCCGCGAGCGGCAGGGCCAGCACCACCCAGTAAAGGAATTCCGGACGCCTCAACTCGACGACGGCGATGCCGGTGGAGACGAAGAAGCTCAGCACCAGGTCGGTCAGGTTGTTCTGCAACGTGAGCACGTTGAGGGCCGTCAGAATCCCCAGGCAGCCCACGGCAACGAGCAGTCGCGCGTCGAATCGCTGCCTTCGCGTCGCCGGCTGGGAGAAGGTGAATTCCTCACATCCGCCCATGACGTCACTGCCTCCGAAGGCCGGTCCGCCAACCACCCCGAAGAGGCCCCCCAACGCCAGGATCCATGAGGGGTGTGCCACGACCGGCAGAAACCAGACGGCCGCCAACCACAAAAGGCTGACCGCAAGGATCAGACGGCTATGCGCAAACCATTCCCCCCAGAGCAGTCCGCCCCAGCAACGGAGGGTTCGCCGCAGCGGCAGGGTGCGGTCCCGGAGCTCCGGTGGGGCGGGCGTCGGGGCCTCCACCAGATGCAGCCGGGACTTGGTTGCTGAAACCATGGAGCCTCCGGATCAACGGGACTGCCCGGGGACCACGTCCGTGTAGAATTCCCAGGGATAATCGGTTCCCGGCGGACCATCGGCGGTGGCTCCGGGACGGAACACCTTGCGTTTCAAGACGGCCCCGTCGTCCGTCCCGCGAAACATCTCCCCCTCATACTGCAGGTACGGCTTGAAACCCTGCCAGATCGGGGCCGGCGGCACCCGCACACCATGCAATTGGCAGACCACCAGGCCGAAGTCGCGTCCGGTGCCCACCAAACGCTGCCACGCCGGACGCCGCCATCCGAGCGGATGCAGATAGGAGAACGGCTCCGTCTCCTTGATCTCGGCCATCTCGGCCGACCAGGACCCCGACTCCGGCTCCCGGAGGTCGGTCTGGGTCCAAGGCTCCTGGGAGGCGTTGGCTTGGTTCCCCCAGTAGGTGTTGGTTGCGCGGAGCCGGTCGGCGGCGCCCCGGAGGGCGGGGTCGGAGGGGCACAGGAAGTTGGCCGGCTGGATGCCGGAAGGCAGTGCCGTCATGACCCGGGTGAAGGATCGCGGACGCTTTCCGGGATCCCCCTCAAACTCATGAACGGCCCGGGCCACAAGCCGCAGGTTGTCCATGCAGACCATCTGCTGGCGCCGCACCCGGGCATTGGCGAATAGCGCCAGTCCCAGGGTCAGCAACACCGCAAGCAGCGACAGCAGGGACAGCAGCTCCACCAACGTGAAGCCATCCGGGCCGGACCCGCAGTCCGGACGCAGTCTGGGATGCGGAACGTTCACCTCGCGCCTCAAGCGCCGTCAAAGTAGCGGGCGTTGTCGGCATCCGCGAGCGCCTGCGCAAGCTTCCGGCAAAGCCCCTCGACCTGCGGATCCTCAATCATGCTGAAGTGGTCGCCAGGCACCGACTCCAGCACCAGCCCGCCGCCGGCAAGGTCGCGCCAGCCCAGGTCGGCGGGCCCCCAGGCATGCTCCGCCTTGAAGATCGTAATGCGTCCCGGGTATGGGCGCGGCCGGAATGCGGTGACCGCCTGGTCGTAGGTGTCGTTGATATAGAAGGTGCGAAGTTTTGGCGGGACCAGACGCCCCCGCCGCAGGAACCACCGGACCAGCCATCGCTTCACCGGTTTCCACAGCGGCTGATAAAAACGCCACTCCAGCTTCATCGCCTCCTGATGCAGCCCGGGCGCGTAGGTGTCCATCATGGCGAGCAGCGGCACCGAGTCGCCCATCGCAATCAACTGGTGGGCCATCTCGAATGCGGCAACCCCTCCGAAGGAATAGCCGCACAGGAGGTAGGGGCCGTTGGGGCAGGCCTCCTTTAACTGGCGCACGTAGGAGGTCGCAATGGTTTCCACGGTGCGCAGGCGGATCTCATCGCCCTCCTGCCCCTGGTGCATGAAGGCGTAGAAGGGCCGGGTCGGACCGAGGTGGCGCGGGATGAAATAGCTTGCCTCGTTCCCGTGGACACAAAACAGGGGCAGTCCGGCACCGTCCGGCTGGAGCAGGGAGAGGTTCGGCCATTTGGGGCGCGGCGCATTCTGCCGGAGCACTCCGGCCAGCCGGGCAATCGTGGGAGCCTCGAAGAGTGTCGCCAGCGGCAGGGCGCGGCCAAACTGCTGGTCCACCTGGGACAGCAACTGGATCGCCGTCATCGAGTGGCCGCCCAGGTCGAAGAAGTCGTCGTGAATGCCGATCCGCTGGCGCCCCAGCAGCCGGGACCACAGCGTGGCCAGACCCCGTTCCACCTCGTCCCGGGGTTCCTCATGGCGCGCGGGCCCGGGGCCCATGTGGGATCCCGGGGCCGGCAACGCGGCGCGGTCCACCTTGCCGTTGGGCGTCAGCGGTAGTGCGGCGATCACCACGAATGCCGTGGGCACCATGTGGGACGGCAGCCGCTCCCGCAGGTGGGAGCGCACCGTCGCGATCAATCGCTCGCGGGCCTCCGGATCCTCATGGTCACGGGACGCCGCAGGGACCAGATAGCCGACCAGCCTCCGCTCCCCGGCGTCCTGGCGTACCTCCACCAACCGCTCCCGGAGCCCGCCAAGTTCATCCAGCGCCGCCTCGATCTCCCCAAGCTCCACCCGGATCCCGCGCTCTTTGATCTGCCGGTCCACCCGGCCGATGAACTCCAGGGTGCCATCAGCCTGCCAGCGGACCAGGTCGCCCGTGCGATACATCACGGCGCCGGGCCGCCCGCAGAAGGGATCCGGAACAAAGCGCTCCCGCGTCAGCGCCTCCCGTTTCCAATAACCGAGGGCCACCCCGTCCCCCCCGGTGCAGAGCTCCCCCTTGCGTCCGATCGGAACCATCCGCAGTTCCGAATCCAGGACGTAAACCAGGGAGTTGTGGATCGGCCGGCCAATGGATACCGAGGCGCCCGGAGGCACCTCTTCATTCAGAATGTGGCAGGTGGTGAAGGTGGTGTTTTCCGTCGGCCCGTACCCGTTGATCAAGACCCCGGGACCCAGAACCTTGAAGGCCTTGCGGACATGTGGCGGGCTGAGGACGTCTCCGCCCGCCAGGATGTGCCGCAGGCCGCGGAGATCCTCCAGGTGCCGGTCCACCATGAGACTGAACAATCCGGTGGTGAACCAGACGGTGGTCACCTGGTGCCGCTGGATGGTGTCGGCGATCTCCTGGAGGGTCGGCTTTGGCTGGGGCTGGAGAACGAGCCGCCCGCCATTGAGCAGCGCGCCCCAGATTTCCAGGGTGGAGAGGTCAAACGACAGGTTGGAGATCTGGAGAAAGGTGAGGTCGGGGCCGAACGGCAGGAAGTTTTGCGACCGGACCAGCCGGACAATGGCGCGATGGGGCACCACCACCCCTTTGGGGGTGCCGGTGCTGCCCGAGGTGTACATGATGTAGGCCGGGGCATCGGCGCGGACGACCGGCATCGGTGGATCCGGATCCACGGGCGCGGCCTCCGGGACCTCGGGCACCACCACGCGAGCCTGGGTCACCGGCAGGCGGTTCCTCAGGTGCTCCTGGGTGAGCAGCACCGACACCTGGGAATCCTCCATCATGAACTGAAGCCGCTTCTGGGGATACGTCGGGTCGAACGGCACATAGCACCCGCCGCACCTGAGAATCGCCAGGATGGAGACGATCAGCCCGAAACTCCGTTCCTGACACAGCCCGACAGGATCCCCGGGCCGGACCCCAAGGGCCACCAGCCGGGCGCTCAATATCCGCACCCGCTCCTGAAGGGTCCGGTAGTCCATGCGCTCGTCCGCCAGTTCCACGGCCACGCGACCGCCGAATTGCGAGACGACTTCGTCAAAAAGGTCCCCCAGCGGGACATCCCGGGGATAGGGAGGCTCCTCGCCAAACCAGGATGCCGGAGGCATCTGCGGCGCCCCGGACAGGGTCCCGTCACCCACCAACTCCTCGAGGGTGGCCTCAGGTGCCCGGTGAATCCGTTCGATCAGGCGCATCAGCTCCTGCATCCAGGACCGGATGGTATCCTCATCGAACAGATCGGTCTTGTAGGTCCACTCCAGCATCAGCCGACTGCTGTTGCCGGTGGCATTGAGATACAGGTCGAAATTCTCAAACCGGCGGGGGTTGCTGATCAACCGGTGGGAGAGGTGTCCGAACCGGACGCCGTCGTCCATGTTCGTATCCATGTTGAACAAAACGGGCACCAACGGGACGCGGCCGGGCTCCCGGGGCACCCGCAGGCGCCGGACCAGCGTCCCAAACGTGTACCGCTGGTGGTCGTAGGCATCGAGCACGGCCCGCCGCCGTTCCTCGAGATGCTGCAGAAATGTCCGGTCCGGATCCACGGAGCTCCGGAGGGCCAGCAGATTCACACAATGACCCACCAGGTGCTTCATCTCCAGGTCCGCCTGTCCGGCCGCCGGCAGGCCGACCACCAGATCGTGCGATCCTGTGAGCTTGTACAACAGCACCTCATAGGCGGTGAGGAGGATGGTGACGAAGCTGGCACCCGCCCGCACCGCGGTCTCCCGAAGTCCCTTCACCAGTTCAGGCGGCAGCTCAATGTCCAGTCGGTGTGCGCGAAAGGAATGGTGTCGGGGTCGCGGACGGTCCGTCGGCAGCTCCATCCGCGGCAGCGGCCCCTCGAAGCGGTCCAGCCAGAACCGCTCCACCTTTTCCTGTTCGGGACTGGCGGCGAACTGCATGACGGCGGAGGCATAGTCGCTGAAGGGCACGGCAGGCGGCAGCTCCGGCACCCCGCCGTCCACGATCGCCGTGTACAAGACGCTGAGCTCCGCCATCAGAATTCCGAAACTCCATCCATCGCAAACCACGTGGTGCGCCGTCAGGCGCAGCCAGTGGAAATCCGGTGCCAGCCGGATGAGCCGGACGCGCAGCAGCGGACCCGTCCGCAGATCGAAGGGCGTGGTCATGTCCGAATCCGCGATGGCTGCCAGCTCCCGCTCGCGTCCGGCCTCATTCAATCCCGAGAGATCCACAAACGCCGGCTCCACGACCCTGCCGCGCGCCACAATCATCTGGAGGTCATTGGCGCTGAGCGTGGCCCGCAGGGATTCATGACGCTCGACCAGCAGCCGGACCGCCTGCTCCAGGGCGGGACGCTGCAGCGGACCCCTGAGTTCAAGGGTCAGGCTTTCATTGTAGGCGCACGACGCCTCGACCCCCAATTCCGAGGCGGCCAGCACCTCCCGCTGGGCCTCCGTCGTGGGGATCGTGCAGTCAATTTCCGGGCCGGCGAACGGATCAAAATCCACCGGGCGCTCGTTGGGGTCAGGTTGCAGTTCCATTCAGGCTTGGTGGTGGGCCACCCTCATGGACCCGGTGGACGCGACTCCCGTCGGCCTCGATTCCCGTGGGGAATTCCGGCCGCCCAAGAGCAGCTATGGAGGAAGATTTCAGGTGAAAGGCTCCGTCCACCGGGCGTGGTGATGCCATGAGGAACCGCCGCGCCGCCGATGAGTGCGGTATCGTTTCCAGACCCGATCGGGAACGTCAATCCCCGTTGGGACTGACCATCAGGTACTTGCCGGATCGCCGGGGATCAGGAATGAACCAGGCCGGATCGCCCCGCGGCGTCCGCCCCAGACGCGCGCCGGGCACCGGAGGCTGGTCGGCCCGGAGGACCTGTCCGATCGGGACCTCCGGAACCGGCTGTAGGTCCGGTGGAGCCGCCGCCGTGGCCCCGGCGCCCCCCAGAGTGCGGTCCACCGGCTCCAGGACCAATGCCCGCTCCGGGAGAAACCCGGCGGCCTTGAGCTCCCGCACCGTGTCCTCCATGCAGGCGATGACGCGGTCCATGTCGGCCGCGGTGTGCGCCGTGGTCATGAAGCACGGAAATCCGTCCCAGATGTGGATGCCCTTCTCCCGCATCGCGACAAAGAACAGCTCAACGTACGGCACCGAGTCGTCATACTTCACCTTCCAGCAGCTGCCAAAGTTCACCAGGCAGTACGGGGCCTTCTCCCGACGGAAGATGGCATTGGCCCGCGTCCGGAGATCCTCGGTCATCGCGCTGAGCTGCCCGCAGAGCTCGGGATGTCTCTTGAGATGCCGCAGGGAGGCCCGGGCCGCGGCAAGGGCCAACGGATGCCGGACAAAGGTGCCCGCGAAATACGTGACCGGTGACTCGGGCACGCTGTCGTCGCCGAACTGCCATGGGCCGCCATCCAGGGTGTCCATCCAGCGCGCGGCACCACACAAAGCTCCGATGGGCATGCCGCCGCCAATGACCTTGCCGTAGGTGGCGATGTCGGCGCGGATGCCGAACAGGGACTGGACGCCGCCGGGGTGCATGCGGAATCCCGTGATGACCTCGTCGAAGATCAGCGCGGTCCCATGCTCGCGGGTGGCCGTCCGCACCTCGCGGAGGAAGTCCACCGGACGCCACTCCAGCCGGCGGCTCTGGACAGGTTCACAAAGCACCGCAGCGGCCTCGGCGCATCGCTCCCGGATGATGCGCAGCGACTCCGGCGTGCCGTAGTCGAGAACGAGCAGGTTGTGCACGGCTTCGGGCGGAATCCCCGGAGCGGCCGGGTAACTCCGACCGCTCCGGCTCCCGCGCACGATCACCTCGTCATTGATGCCGTGGTAGCTGCCGCTGAACGCAATCACCAGATTCCGTCCCGTGGCCGTGCGCGCCATGCGGAGCGCCCCCAGCACCGCCTCCGAACCGGTGTTGCAGAGGGCGGCCCGCTCATGGCCCGTCAGCTCGCACAACAGGGCGGTGACCTCCCCCGCGATGGGGTGCATCGGGCCGATTTCCACCCCGGTGTCCAACTGACGGTGGCAGGCGTCACGGATGAAGTCCGGCATGTAACCGAACAGCGAGCTGCCAAAGCCGCTGAGAACATCAATGTAGCGGTTGCCATCCAGGTCCCAAAGCGTGCTGCCTTCGCTACGTTCGACCACCGGCTGGTAGATGAGTTCCTTCAGCTGCGGCTTGAAGCCTGTGACCACCCGTGGATCGGCCATGTGACGCCGGTGGGCCCCGGTAAACGCCTTGCTCTTCGCCGTCCGTGCGTTGTAGCGCCGCGCGAAATCGTCAAGCCATGCCCGCTGCGCGGGTTTCAGGTCGTCCGCCCGCTCCCGGACAATCTTCGCCTGCGCGCCGAAGGCGCGCCGGAGTTCAGGGGCATCGTCCAATGCCGCCGAAGCCGGGGCCTCGGACTTGGAGGCCTTCGCCGGGGCCCTCTCATCCCGGCGGCTCTCCTGCGACAACAGGAAATCGGCGAGCCGCTCGAGCGTGGCATACTCCTCGTTCAGTTGACGGAAGGTGACCTTGACGCGGAACGAACGCGTCAGGGTCGTCGCGATCTGGGTCAGAAACAGGGAGTCGAGTCCGAGTTCCAGAAACGTAGCGCCCGGCGGGGCGGTGGCGAGGTCGAGCCCGCTGGAGGTTTCGAGGAGCTCCCGGATCCTGGCCATCATTGCGTCCCGCGGAGACCTGCCGGCCGGGGCCCCTCCCGCGACCGCCCCGGCCAAAGCCGGGCCAGCGCCCACATCCGACGCCACTCCGGTCACCGGCGCTTCTGCCGGCTGGACCTGGACCGGATCCACCCAGTGCCGGATCCGCTCAAACGCGTAGGTCGGCAGCGAGATCCGCCGGCGCCGCTGATGCTCGTGGAACCGCCTCCAGTCCACTTCGATGCCGGACTGCCAGACCGCGCCCACGGCATGGAGGAGGGCGGCAAACTCGGTGCCGTCACCCGACCGGTCGCCCAGGGACGCCACCGCGACCTGACGGCGCGGGTCCGCACTTTGCTGACGGGCCAGGGTCGTCGCCGTGGCCCGGGGGCCAACCTCCAGCATCAACCGGTCCCCGTCGCTCCAGGCAAACCGAACAGCCGGGCCAAACCGGACCGGCAACCGCAAATGACGGCTCCAGTACTCCGGGGAGGTCGCCTCGGCGTCCTTCAACCAGGCGGCGGTCACGGTGCTGACGATCGGAATGCGCGGCGGTCGCAGGGAAATCCGCTCCACCGCCCGTCGAAACGGCTCGACCACGGCATCCATCATCGGGCTGTGAAAGGCATGTGAAGTCACCAGGCGTCGGCGGGCGACCCCATCCTGCCCCAACGACGTCTCCAGCGCCGCGATCGCCTCCGCTGGCCCGCTGGCCACACACAGCTGGGGACCGTTGACCGCAGCAAGGTCACAATCCGCCGGGAGTCGTCGCCGCAGCTCGTCCTCGGAAAGCCGGACACTCAACATGCAGCCCGGGGGCTGCGCCTGCATCAGGCGTCCGCGGGCGACCACCATCGTCACTGCATCCTCCAGCGACATCACGCCGGCAAGGTGGCAGGCACTGATCTCGCCGATGCTGTGTCCCAGCATGGCCGATGGGACCACCCCCCAATGCATCCAGAGCCGGGCAAGGCTCACATGGATCGTGAACAGCGCCGACTGGGTGAAGAGGGTCTGCCGCAGGGTCTCGGCAGCGGCCTCCTCGCGGCCGGTCTCCGGGAACAGGACGTCTTTGAGGTTCTCGCCCAGCGCCTCGGAAAACAGCGCACAACACCGGTCCAGTTCCCTTGCAAACACGGGCTCCCGCGCATGCAGGTCACGTCCCATGCCCACATACTGCGAGCCCTGGCCCGGGAACAGGAACACCACCCCCGGTGCCACCTCCTTCAGCTCCCGGGTGGAGATCCGCGCCGGATCCCGTCCGGAAAGGGCCTCCTGGACGTCATCCATTGCGCCGCCAACCACAACGCGTCGGTGGGCGAAGTGCCTGCGCCCGGTCTGCAGCGTGAAGGCGACGTCCGCCAGCGGGGCATCCGGACGCGCCGCCAGCCAGTCACGAAACCGCGTCGTGAAGGCCTCCAGCGATGCCGGGCTGCGGGCACTGAGCAGCAACAGATGGCGATCCCGGGAGGGACCCGGCTCGGGCGCGGGAGGCGGTTCCCTGAGGACCACATGGGCGTTCGTGCCCCCGACACCGAAGGACGACACGCCGGCATGCCGCGGCCGCGTCGAGCGCGGCCACGGAACGTTGGTCGCCGCCACCCGGAACGGGCTGGCATCCCAGTTCATCGCCGGATTGGGCCGTTCAAATCCCAGACTGGCGGGAATCACCCCCTCGCGGAGCGCCCATGCCGCCTTGATCAGGCCCGCCACCCCGGCCGCCGCAGTGAGATGTCCCAGATTGCTTTTGATCGAACCCAGCCAGCAATGGGGAGGAGCCCCCGAGGGCGGTCGGCCCTGGCGGAAGGCCAGCGTCAGCGCCTCAACCTCGATGGGATCCCCCAGAGGAGTCGCCGTGCCGTGGGCCTCCACGTACGTGACGTCGTCCGGTGAAACCCCGGCATCGGCATGGGCCATCGCAATCACCTCCGCCTG
This genomic stretch from Verrucomicrobiia bacterium harbors:
- a CDS encoding metalloregulator ArsR/SmtB family transcription factor, whose amino-acid sequence is MKVPILKSLRALADPTRLRIIALLEREELSVNELQEITRLGQSRISTHVGLLSETGLLASRREGKRTFYRLNSQAGAEVTEFGRLAIRGAAELPEHEGDRVNLRRILARREDQSQVYFNQVAGRFDRSYGPGRSWQAFGHLLLRMLPPITVADLGSGEGLLSELLARRCHRVIAVDNSEKMVGFGALKARKNGLRNLEFRLGDLQAPPISPESVDVVVLSQALHHAEDPPQALRAAFRILKPGGRLLVLDLVRHAFARAAELYGDRWPGFAEADLHRWIEAAGFVDIEVSVVAREEQEPHFETLLAAADKPAAKTATSPR
- a CDS encoding amino acid adenylation domain-containing protein, whose amino-acid sequence is MELQPDPNERPVDFDPFAGPEIDCTIPTTEAQREVLAASELGVEASCAYNESLTLELRGPLQRPALEQAVRLLVERHESLRATLSANDLQMIVARGRVVEPAFVDLSGLNEAGRERELAAIADSDMTTPFDLRTGPLLRVRLIRLAPDFHWLRLTAHHVVCDGWSFGILMAELSVLYTAIVDGGVPELPPAVPFSDYASAVMQFAASPEQEKVERFWLDRFEGPLPRMELPTDRPRPRHHSFRAHRLDIELPPELVKGLRETAVRAGASFVTILLTAYEVLLYKLTGSHDLVVGLPAAGQADLEMKHLVGHCVNLLALRSSVDPDRTFLQHLEERRRAVLDAYDHQRYTFGTLVRRLRVPREPGRVPLVPVLFNMDTNMDDGVRFGHLSHRLISNPRRFENFDLYLNATGNSSRLMLEWTYKTDLFDEDTIRSWMQELMRLIERIHRAPEATLEELVGDGTLSGAPQMPPASWFGEEPPYPRDVPLGDLFDEVVSQFGGRVAVELADERMDYRTLQERVRILSARLVALGVRPGDPVGLCQERSFGLIVSILAILRCGGCYVPFDPTYPQKRLQFMMEDSQVSVLLTQEHLRNRLPVTQARVVVPEVPEAAPVDPDPPMPVVRADAPAYIMYTSGSTGTPKGVVVPHRAIVRLVRSQNFLPFGPDLTFLQISNLSFDLSTLEIWGALLNGGRLVLQPQPKPTLQEIADTIQRHQVTTVWFTTGLFSLMVDRHLEDLRGLRHILAGGDVLSPPHVRKAFKVLGPGVLINGYGPTENTTFTTCHILNEEVPPGASVSIGRPIHNSLVYVLDSELRMVPIGRKGELCTGGDGVALGYWKREALTRERFVPDPFCGRPGAVMYRTGDLVRWQADGTLEFIGRVDRQIKERGIRVELGEIEAALDELGGLRERLVEVRQDAGERRLVGYLVPAASRDHEDPEARERLIATVRSHLRERLPSHMVPTAFVVIAALPLTPNGKVDRAALPAPGSHMGPGPARHEEPRDEVERGLATLWSRLLGRQRIGIHDDFFDLGGHSMTAIQLLSQVDQQFGRALPLATLFEAPTIARLAGVLRQNAPRPKWPNLSLLQPDGAGLPLFCVHGNEASYFIPRHLGPTRPFYAFMHQGQEGDEIRLRTVETIATSYVRQLKEACPNGPYLLCGYSFGGVAAFEMAHQLIAMGDSVPLLAMMDTYAPGLHQEAMKLEWRFYQPLWKPVKRWLVRWFLRRGRLVPPKLRTFYINDTYDQAVTAFRPRPYPGRITIFKAEHAWGPADLGWRDLAGGGLVLESVPGDHFSMIEDPQVEGLCRKLAQALADADNARYFDGA
- a CDS encoding amino acid adenylation domain-containing protein, with translation MNRFSAAPRNLLDLIEPGMEAHRGKPAVEQDGARVSYGELKDRYDRLAGALASRGAGPGTTVGLCLDRSPGLIVGVLGILKCGAAYVPLDPALPAGRRAAMMEDSRPRVILTERAHRSLFPEPAGGILILDDLDLTRGPGMSGGCPAGPEDLAYVLFTSGSTGRPKGVAMPHRALVNLVRWQCRTSVLGEGDRTLQFAPVGFDVSFQEIATTLAQRGTLVLISDTDRLQASRLLGRIREQRVHRLILPFVALQYLAEAVERTGTAPEALKEVFTSGEPLRITPAIAALFQKIPGCRFCNQYGPTEGHVVSEFELSGDPASWPLSPPIGRAIDGVALRVLDERLQPVPPGTEGELCLAGACVAAGYLHRPELTGERFVEDPQAPGSRMYRTGDRVVERADGVLEFRGRLDEQVKVRGYRIELGEVEVALQSHPAVAQAVAAVREDRPGVRRLVAYVVPCPGKSPAPHELRRHLASRLPEPMVPSTFVTLESLPQTASGKIHRMALPAPDARRPELEVPYAAPRTAVERALAEVWSERLGLDRVGLDDNFFDLGGDSLLSIQCVALLEERGLRLPIVKHYQHPTVRACAAFLERAVGAFEPAEMARARQARRPSGPRADIAIVGVSGRFPGAESVEQLWENLVANRNSITRWAPDELDPSIPEAVRRHPDYVPARGVIADADKFDAAFFGVNPRVAALMDPQQRVLLETAWGALEDAGCNPSRFDGLIGVYVGVGNNTYYTRHVAGHPDRVEAVGEFQVMTANEKDYAATRLAFEFDLRGPALSIHTACSTSLVAVVEAVRALRDGACDLAVAGGVAITAPIRSGGLHQDGAMFSPDGLTRPFDARGQGTCFSDGAAVVVLKRLEEAQRDGDPVIAVIAGAAVNNDGGDKGSFTAPGIRGQAEVIAMAHADAGVSPDDVTYVEAHGTATPLGDPIEVEALTLAFRQGRPPSGAPPHCWLGSIKSNLGHLTAAAGVAGLIKAAWALREGVIPASLGFERPNPAMNWDASPFRVAATNVPWPRSTRPRHAGVSSFGVGGTNAHVVLREPPPAPEPGPSRDRHLLLLSARSPASLEAFTTRFRDWLAARPDAPLADVAFTLQTGRRHFAHRRVVVGGAMDDVQEALSGRDPARISTRELKEVAPGVVFLFPGQGSQYVGMGRDLHAREPVFARELDRCCALFSEALGENLKDVLFPETGREEAAAETLRQTLFTQSALFTIHVSLARLWMHWGVVPSAMLGHSIGEISACHLAGVMSLEDAVTMVVARGRLMQAQPPGCMLSVRLSEDELRRRLPADCDLAAVNGPQLCVASGPAEAIAALETSLGQDGVARRRLVTSHAFHSPMMDAVVEPFRRAVERISLRPPRIPIVSTVTAAWLKDAEATSPEYWSRHLRLPVRFGPAVRFAWSDGDRLMLEVGPRATATTLARQQSADPRRQVAVASLGDRSGDGTEFAALLHAVGAVWQSGIEVDWRRFHEHQRRRRISLPTYAFERIRHWVDPVQVQPAEAPVTGVASDVGAGPALAGAVAGGAPAGRSPRDAMMARIRELLETSSGLDLATAPPGATFLELGLDSLFLTQIATTLTRSFRVKVTFRQLNEEYATLERLADFLLSQESRRDERAPAKASKSEAPASAALDDAPELRRAFGAQAKIVRERADDLKPAQRAWLDDFARRYNARTAKSKAFTGAHRRHMADPRVVTGFKPQLKELIYQPVVERSEGSTLWDLDGNRYIDVLSGFGSSLFGYMPDFIRDACHRQLDTGVEIGPMHPIAGEVTALLCELTGHERAALCNTGSEAVLGALRMARTATGRNLVIAFSGSYHGINDEVIVRGSRSGRSYPAAPGIPPEAVHNLLVLDYGTPESLRIIRERCAEAAAVLCEPVQSRRLEWRPVDFLREVRTATREHGTALIFDEVITGFRMHPGGVQSLFGIRADIATYGKVIGGGMPIGALCGAARWMDTLDGGPWQFGDDSVPESPVTYFAGTFVRHPLALAAARASLRHLKRHPELCGQLSAMTEDLRTRANAIFRREKAPYCLVNFGSCWKVKYDDSVPYVELFFVAMREKGIHIWDGFPCFMTTAHTAADMDRVIACMEDTVRELKAAGFLPERALVLEPVDRTLGGAGATAAAPPDLQPVPEVPIGQVLRADQPPVPGARLGRTPRGDPAWFIPDPRRSGKYLMVSPNGD